One window of the Leptotrichia massiliensis genome contains the following:
- the cls gene encoding cardiolipin synthase: MLHGLAIIISSWIIPFERLHYLIIIVLTVSVLLSDKSPNAMLAWIFTIFTFPLGGAVLYLLFGINWRRNKIISKKMKGEEKKLYSRIFNFMQRDVSDIFRSQDFFYYNRLENVDGNTDKMTEAEIKVTIRNQIDTMIKNINLGSQQSELVKMLYEAEGTFLTNNDSYKLFFHGKEAFDSIIFDIENAKSTIYMEYFIWKADELGERIKNALLKKAKEGVKIKLLFDGVGTWKLPRKYKKELRNAGIEIRWFLDVKFFISKMNYRNHRKIALIDNNIVHTGGMNVGQEYIDGGKRFDSWRDTNIRITGEIIGQYLAIFVTDWLNSGGKDDFIEDIKKEAVHELEEQKPIDKQEKLEYLMQVSSSGPDTEWTTLKYLYSKMIATAKEEVLIQSPYFVPDYDLISQLKMAALSGVKIKIMVTGVPDKKMPYWIAETYFAELIEAGIEIYRYTAGFLHSKNIIVDEKISTLGTCNFDMRSFEINYEVNSVFYNENISKDLKTQFIEDLEACERFDEVRLKKVTFMKRLRNSVFKLISPIM; the protein is encoded by the coding sequence ATGCTGCATGGACTGGCTATAATTATTTCAAGCTGGATAATTCCGTTTGAAAGGCTGCATTATCTGATAATTATTGTTTTGACAGTATCGGTGCTTTTGTCGGATAAATCACCGAATGCGATGCTTGCCTGGATTTTTACAATTTTTACATTTCCGCTTGGTGGAGCAGTTTTGTATCTTTTGTTTGGGATTAACTGGAGAAGGAATAAGATAATTTCTAAGAAGATGAAAGGGGAAGAAAAAAAGCTGTATTCAAGGATTTTTAATTTTATGCAGCGGGACGTATCGGATATTTTTAGATCGCAGGACTTTTTTTATTATAATCGTCTTGAAAATGTGGATGGAAACACAGATAAAATGACTGAAGCAGAAATAAAAGTTACAATACGGAATCAGATTGATACAATGATAAAAAATATTAATTTAGGCAGTCAGCAAAGTGAACTTGTAAAAATGCTGTATGAGGCTGAAGGTACTTTTTTGACCAATAATGATTCGTATAAATTGTTTTTTCATGGGAAAGAAGCATTTGATTCGATTATTTTTGATATAGAAAATGCAAAAAGTACGATTTATATGGAATATTTTATTTGGAAGGCTGATGAGCTTGGGGAAAGAATAAAAAATGCACTTTTGAAAAAGGCTAAGGAAGGAGTTAAAATAAAACTGCTTTTTGACGGAGTGGGAACTTGGAAATTGCCTAGAAAATATAAAAAGGAGCTTAGAAACGCTGGGATTGAAATAAGATGGTTTTTGGATGTTAAATTTTTTATTTCCAAGATGAATTATCGTAATCATAGAAAAATAGCGTTAATCGATAATAATATAGTGCATACTGGCGGTATGAATGTAGGGCAGGAATATATAGACGGTGGAAAGAGGTTTGACAGCTGGAGAGATACGAATATTCGGATTACAGGAGAAATAATTGGGCAGTATCTGGCAATTTTTGTTACAGATTGGCTAAACAGCGGTGGGAAAGACGATTTTATTGAAGATATAAAAAAAGAGGCAGTTCACGAACTGGAAGAGCAAAAACCGATAGATAAGCAAGAAAAACTGGAATATTTGATGCAGGTTTCCTCAAGCGGGCCTGACACCGAATGGACCACTTTGAAATATCTATATTCTAAAATGATTGCAACGGCGAAAGAGGAAGTGCTGATTCAAAGTCCATATTTTGTACCTGATTATGATTTGATTTCGCAACTGAAAATGGCGGCTCTTTCTGGAGTAAAAATAAAAATAATGGTTACAGGAGTGCCAGATAAGAAAATGCCTTACTGGATAGCAGAAACTTATTTTGCGGAATTAATTGAAGCAGGCATTGAGATTTACCGTTATACAGCGGGATTTTTACACAGTAAAAATATTATTGTGGATGAAAAAATATCAACACTTGGAACGTGTAACTTTGATATGCGGAGCTTTGAAATAAATTACGAGGTAAATTCGGTATTTTATAACGAGAATATCAGTAAGGACTTGAAGACACAATTTATAGAGGATTTGGAAGCATGTGAAAGGTTCGATGAGGTAAGGCTAAAAAAGGTGACTTTTATGAAACGGCTCAGAAACTCTGTGTTTAAACTGATTTCACCAATAATGTAA
- a CDS encoding Imm49 family immunity protein produces MKNILAGEKKYEKGISLISSFLGKEENFDKDELEYIENKKGNQFACMQTLSNYYNKFSSINLLIEKNIEKHRLNCHIGGKLRILSTSRSSMLVTHPTQMFEMFMSNNPDFITFFKNNIDMIMPDDYDSEKNKYGYLKNDYGLFFLIRVVLDAIRGDFEEVKKRCSAYLEKPLKDSYYKYGELHYEFLSALADKDIDGMKKAIDGMMEQKVARKFSNDNNPNYEFYLHVYVIIYAKIALYHGIDLEIDHEVAPKELIDITPLEKYEDPYDFMKDFDLATVTPKEWKEWKNSWNLNF; encoded by the coding sequence ATGAAGAACATATTAGCAGGAGAGAAAAAATACGAAAAAGGAATTAGTTTAATTTCAAGTTTTTTAGGAAAAGAAGAAAATTTTGATAAAGATGAATTGGAGTATATAGAAAATAAAAAAGGGAATCAATTTGCTTGTATGCAAACTTTATCTAATTATTATAATAAATTCTCTTCAATAAATTTATTAATAGAAAAAAATATTGAAAAACATAGATTAAATTGTCATATAGGTGGAAAATTGAGAATACTATCAACCAGTAGGTCAAGTATGCTTGTTACTCACCCAACTCAAATGTTTGAAATGTTTATGTCTAATAATCCAGATTTTATAACATTTTTCAAAAATAATATTGATATGATAATGCCTGATGATTATGACAGTGAAAAAAATAAATATGGATATTTAAAAAATGATTATGGATTATTTTTCTTAATTCGTGTAGTTCTTGATGCAATAAGAGGAGATTTTGAAGAAGTCAAAAAAAGATGTAGTGCATATTTGGAAAAGCCACTGAAAGATAGTTATTATAAATATGGAGAACTGCACTATGAATTTTTAAGTGCTTTGGCAGATAAAGATATTGATGGAATGAAAAAAGCGATAGATGGGATGATGGAACAGAAAGTAGCAAGAAAATTTTCAAATGATAATAATCCAAACTATGAATTTTACTTGCATGTATATGTCATAATATATGCCAAAATAGCATTATATCATGGAATAGATTTAGAAATAGACCATGAAGTGGCACCAAAAGAATTAATAGATATAACACCTCTTGAAAAATATGAAGATCCTTATGATTTTATGAAAGATTTTGATTTGGCAACGGTAACTCCGAAAGAATGGAAGGAATGGAAAAACAGCTGGAATTTAAATTTTTAA
- a CDS encoding Rid family detoxifying hydrolase — MKKIPEAVGPYSAFRRAGDFLYISGQIAINPENQQIEAVTVEEQARQVLENLKAILENNGLTTKNVIKTTVLLDNINDFGAVNNIYAEYFTEPYPARSAFAVDKLPKGVLVEIEAIAYFGE; from the coding sequence ATGAAAAAAATACCAGAAGCAGTTGGACCATATTCAGCTTTTAGAAGAGCAGGTGACTTTTTGTACATCTCAGGACAAATCGCAATAAATCCTGAAAATCAGCAAATTGAAGCTGTTACAGTAGAAGAACAGGCAAGACAAGTTCTTGAAAACTTGAAGGCAATCTTAGAAAACAACGGATTAACAACAAAAAACGTTATAAAAACAACTGTATTATTAGACAACATCAACGACTTTGGAGCAGTAAACAACATTTATGCAGAATACTTTACTGAACCATATCCAGCAAGATCAGCCTTTGCAGTAGATAAATTACCAAAAGGAGTTTTGGTGGAAATTGAAGCTATAGCTTATTTTGGAGAATAA
- a CDS encoding patatin-like phospholipase family protein: protein MTEKRKSFLFLIIFLLVNSFGISESLKDENYFVLKKDEQNLMESKKDSEKEVLENEVKIELDRNILNKEKKLENKKDIAFQENKRIGLVLSGGTAKGLAHIGILKVLDEEKVPVEYATGTSMGSIIAGMYSVGYTPQEIEEIAISMDWLGLFSDKIERKDKGAIRNSIEDRNSTVIPMKNFMPKLPSGVVGGKTASQRLNEIFYGALRVQDFRKFPRKFAAVATDLESGEGVMIDKGSIATAIRESLSLPSIFAPIRDGKRLYIDGGVTRNLPVQDVKVLGADYTIGVNVGDGFTKRDENKMNLIDVISDSTTIAGRQEVERQIRMLDLYMKPDLEKFESYDFSKVKELIEAGEKIARENIDEIRKLSNPELYEKLEEKRKEFRRTWSDEYNITGVVIEGNKKYKKAYFDKFLPKKLGVLSRLDMEEIINNIYQNGDFTTVYYEVKDNDLVINVQEKPSDYLTLSGNINNEDLATVNVGFQGSKIINNTNVRYSVTGTVANEYGARGKATAELGKDSKALIYSEFEYKRDIIKNQKYNNGYFNFENRKFKIGAGIGFEMYKNLLFSIGGGYQISDVTKHQNNAENVRKSFPYFEAQLDYDTRDSINFATRGVHLFSKYILANAKKAKFNSLSAGGEINIPIGEKITITPKVAYLTSYGDDIPETYRPKMGGIRTADNSLEFAGMPADKIRGNSIFIGSLKAQYNVSKLVYLDTTYSRANISQKSYRFGTEEKESYKFGFGVKALSIPLYFGFAKVPGESWRYVINFGYSPE, encoded by the coding sequence ATGACTGAAAAAAGAAAAAGTTTTTTGTTTTTAATTATTTTTCTTTTGGTAAATAGTTTTGGGATTTCTGAAAGCCTAAAAGATGAAAATTATTTTGTGCTAAAAAAAGATGAACAAAATTTGATGGAAAGTAAAAAAGACAGCGAAAAAGAAGTTTTGGAAAATGAAGTTAAAATAGAATTGGACAGGAATATTTTAAATAAAGAAAAAAAATTAGAAAATAAAAAAGATATAGCTTTTCAGGAGAATAAGAGAATTGGGCTGGTGCTTAGTGGGGGAACAGCGAAAGGGCTTGCTCATATTGGAATATTGAAGGTTCTGGATGAAGAGAAGGTACCTGTGGAATATGCGACTGGAACGAGTATGGGAAGCATTATTGCAGGAATGTATAGCGTCGGATATACTCCGCAGGAAATTGAGGAAATAGCGATTAGTATGGATTGGCTGGGACTTTTTAGCGATAAAATCGAGAGAAAGGACAAGGGAGCTATAAGAAATTCGATTGAAGATAGAAATAGTACGGTAATTCCAATGAAAAATTTTATGCCAAAACTACCTAGCGGAGTTGTTGGTGGGAAAACTGCGAGCCAAAGGCTGAATGAAATTTTTTATGGAGCATTAAGAGTACAGGATTTTAGAAAATTTCCTAGGAAATTTGCGGCGGTTGCGACTGATTTGGAATCTGGAGAAGGAGTTATGATTGACAAGGGCTCGATTGCAACGGCAATTAGGGAAAGTTTATCGTTGCCGTCAATTTTTGCGCCAATTCGAGATGGGAAAAGACTTTATATTGACGGAGGAGTTACACGGAACTTACCTGTGCAGGATGTGAAGGTGCTTGGAGCAGATTATACTATTGGAGTGAATGTAGGAGACGGATTTACAAAAAGAGATGAGAATAAAATGAACTTGATTGATGTAATTTCAGATTCGACAACAATTGCTGGAAGACAGGAAGTGGAGCGTCAAATTCGTATGCTTGACCTGTATATGAAACCAGATTTGGAAAAGTTTGAGTCTTATGATTTTTCAAAGGTAAAGGAGCTTATCGAGGCAGGAGAGAAAATAGCGAGAGAAAATATAGATGAAATCAGAAAATTATCAAATCCTGAACTTTATGAAAAGCTGGAGGAAAAACGGAAAGAGTTTAGACGGACTTGGAGCGATGAGTACAATATTACAGGAGTTGTGATAGAAGGAAACAAAAAATATAAAAAAGCATATTTTGATAAATTTTTGCCTAAAAAACTTGGTGTTTTAAGCAGGCTGGATATGGAGGAAATAATTAATAATATTTATCAAAATGGTGATTTTACAACGGTTTATTACGAAGTGAAGGACAATGATTTGGTAATAAATGTGCAGGAAAAACCAAGTGATTATTTGACACTTTCGGGAAATATAAATAACGAGGACTTGGCTACGGTAAATGTTGGCTTTCAGGGAAGTAAAATTATAAATAACACGAATGTAAGATATTCAGTAACTGGAACGGTTGCAAATGAATATGGGGCAAGAGGTAAGGCTACCGCTGAACTTGGAAAAGATTCAAAAGCCTTGATTTACAGCGAATTTGAATATAAACGTGATATTATAAAAAATCAAAAATACAATAACGGATATTTCAACTTTGAAAACAGAAAATTCAAAATTGGAGCAGGAATTGGATTTGAAATGTATAAAAATCTGTTATTCTCAATTGGTGGAGGCTATCAGATTTCAGATGTGACAAAACATCAGAATAATGCTGAAAATGTAAGAAAATCATTCCCATACTTTGAAGCCCAGCTAGATTACGACACAAGAGACAGTATAAACTTTGCAACAAGAGGAGTGCATTTATTTTCAAAATATATATTAGCAAATGCAAAAAAGGCTAAATTTAACTCGTTAAGTGCAGGTGGAGAAATTAATATACCGATTGGCGAAAAAATTACAATTACTCCAAAAGTAGCATATCTAACATCTTATGGGGATGATATTCCAGAAACTTACAGACCTAAAATGGGAGGAATACGAACAGCTGACAATTCATTAGAATTTGCTGGAATGCCAGCAGATAAAATTCGTGGAAACAGTATTTTTATTGGAAGCTTGAAGGCTCAATATAATGTATCAAAACTTGTATATTTAGACACAACTTATTCAAGGGCAAACATTTCTCAAAAAAGCTACAGATTTGGAACTGAAGAAAAGGAAAGCTATAAATTTGGGTTTGGAGTAAAAGCCTTGTCAATTCCGCTTTATTTTGGATTTGCAAAAGTTCCAGGAGAAAGCTGGAGATACGTTATAAACTTTGGATATTCGCCAGAATAA
- a CDS encoding YjjG family noncanonical pyrimidine nucleotidase — MNYKLVLIDLDDTLFDYPKTEKTAFRNTFEELGFFVESDLEYAKKEEIYEKLKDRYKDVNLQLWKDLEKGAVDKDRLKVVRFEKIIEEFDLKYDPYEMSELYLKKLGEGIFPFEATEKLCEYLHSKYKVGIVTNGIKEVQYSRIENSEIAKDIDKIIISDEVGVNKPDKRIFEYAMNYFEIRDKSQVIMIGDSLGADIKGGQNAGIDTCWVNLRNNVNDTGIIPKYEVNKLEKLFEIL; from the coding sequence ATGAACTACAAACTTGTATTAATAGACTTGGATGATACACTTTTTGATTATCCAAAAACTGAAAAAACAGCGTTTAGGAACACTTTTGAAGAATTAGGATTTTTTGTGGAAAGTGACTTGGAGTATGCTAAGAAAGAAGAAATTTATGAGAAGCTAAAAGATAGATACAAAGATGTGAATTTGCAGTTGTGGAAGGATTTGGAAAAAGGGGCTGTGGATAAGGATAGATTAAAGGTTGTGAGATTTGAAAAAATAATTGAGGAGTTTGATTTGAAATACGATCCGTATGAAATGAGCGAACTTTATCTGAAAAAACTAGGAGAAGGGATTTTTCCATTTGAAGCAACTGAAAAACTGTGTGAATACTTACATTCAAAATACAAAGTTGGAATTGTAACTAATGGAATAAAGGAAGTCCAGTATTCACGAATAGAAAATTCAGAAATTGCCAAAGACATTGATAAAATTATCATTTCTGATGAAGTTGGTGTAAATAAACCTGATAAACGAATATTTGAATATGCAATGAATTATTTTGAAATAAGGGATAAATCTCAAGTTATAATGATAGGTGATTCATTAGGAGCAGATATAAAAGGCGGACAAAACGCTGGAATTGACACTTGCTGGGTAAATTTACGAAATAATGTGAATGATACTGGGATTATTCCGAAGTATGAAGTAAATAAACTTGAAAAATTATTTGAAATATTATAA
- a CDS encoding TMEM175 family protein: MKKDRLVGFFDGVIAIIITVLVLELPKIKGTTLAAVWENRVNYFAYITTFTLFVIFWDTHHMIFDKVEKINSKIVKIQMLLLFLNTLFPYITLWVSENPYSYLVECVYIFFLLGENTIYSWLCNELVKADPENIKLKKTVISLKRHKITTILQISSFVLGLFNPMLMLIIGFISLSIWYIPMPKLKKRNFKKH, encoded by the coding sequence ATGAAAAAAGACAGATTAGTAGGCTTTTTTGATGGAGTTATAGCGATTATAATAACAGTTTTGGTATTGGAGCTGCCTAAAATAAAAGGTACGACATTAGCAGCTGTTTGGGAAAATAGAGTGAATTATTTTGCATATATAACGACATTTACACTGTTTGTAATATTTTGGGATACTCATCATATGATATTTGACAAGGTTGAGAAAATAAATTCTAAAATAGTTAAAATACAGATGCTTCTATTGTTTTTAAATACTTTGTTTCCATATATAACATTGTGGGTTTCTGAAAATCCTTACAGTTATTTGGTGGAATGTGTGTATATATTTTTTCTATTAGGAGAAAATACTATTTATTCATGGCTTTGCAATGAACTTGTAAAGGCAGATCCTGAGAATATAAAGCTAAAGAAAACAGTAATAAGCCTTAAAAGACACAAAATAACAACGATTTTACAAATTTCTTCTTTTGTACTAGGTTTATTTAATCCAATGCTTATGCTAATAATAGGATTTATTTCATTGTCAATATGGTATATTCCAATGCCTAAACTGAAAAAAAGAAATTTTAAAAAACATTAA
- a CDS encoding PspC domain-containing protein, translating into MEKKLTKSASDKKIMGVCGGLAKYMDKDSNLIRIIAVVLAVITGGSLAIAYLIAGFVLPEGE; encoded by the coding sequence ATGGAAAAAAAACTAACAAAATCAGCATCTGACAAAAAAATAATGGGTGTATGTGGTGGACTTGCAAAATACATGGATAAAGATTCTAACTTAATAAGAATAATAGCAGTTGTATTAGCAGTTATTACAGGCGGATCACTAGCAATCGCATATTTAATAGCAGGATTTGTTTTACCTGAAGGAGAATAA
- a CDS encoding LysR family transcriptional regulator yields the protein MIELEQLKQLIAFATYGTLSKAAEKLYISQPALSRSIQKLEKTLGVELFDRKKNKMELNENGKTVIQYAEKILNLVDEMEEKVNKNNQVLNNFSIGSCAPAPLWDMISLFGRFYPEKYILHKIENNLQLFEKLKNGSYQMIILSEPIDNSEFFCIKYKTEQLFLSVPLQHPLAKKKEIHFSDITDDRMLLFNPIGIWKDVVLEKMPNMNFLIQSDRIIYQELAEMQNLLHFRSNFTLEREDNFKNNISIPIADKEAKMTFYCVCKKSIKNEIEKIFDNFSENS from the coding sequence ATGATAGAATTGGAACAACTTAAACAGCTTATCGCGTTTGCAACATATGGAACATTATCAAAAGCCGCTGAAAAATTGTATATTTCACAGCCTGCCCTTTCCCGTTCGATACAAAAGCTGGAAAAAACTTTAGGGGTTGAACTTTTTGACAGGAAAAAAAATAAGATGGAATTAAATGAAAATGGAAAAACTGTTATCCAGTACGCAGAAAAAATATTGAATCTTGTAGATGAAATGGAAGAAAAAGTTAATAAAAATAATCAGGTTCTAAATAATTTTTCAATTGGTTCATGTGCTCCAGCTCCATTGTGGGATATGATTTCATTATTTGGAAGATTTTATCCTGAAAAATATATTCTTCATAAAATAGAAAATAATCTTCAGTTATTTGAAAAACTTAAAAATGGAAGTTATCAGATGATTATTCTTTCTGAACCTATTGATAATTCTGAATTTTTCTGCATAAAATACAAAACTGAACAATTATTTTTATCAGTTCCTTTGCAGCATCCGCTGGCTAAAAAAAAGGAAATACATTTTTCAGATATTACAGATGACAGAATGCTCTTATTCAATCCAATCGGAATATGGAAGGATGTAGTTTTAGAAAAAATGCCTAATATGAACTTCCTTATTCAAAGTGACAGGATTATTTATCAGGAATTAGCTGAAATGCAAAATTTACTGCATTTCCGTTCAAATTTCACACTTGAACGTGAAGACAATTTCAAAAATAATATTTCAATCCCAATTGCTGACAAGGAAGCAAAAATGACTTTCTACTGTGTCTGTAAGAAAAGTATAAAAAATGAAATTGAAAAAATTTTTGATAATTTTAGTGAAAATTCTTAA
- a CDS encoding aldo/keto reductase, whose protein sequence is MKYVTLNNGVKMPILGFGVFQIDDMKECEEAVYNALKAGYRLIDTAAAYKNEEAVGRAIKRSGIPREEIFVTTKLWVSDVNYEKAKLAFETSLKKLDLEYIDLYLIHQPFNDVYGAWRAMTELYKEGKIKAIGVSNFYPDRLVDFIMNNEVVPAVNQVETHPFNQQVKANEIMKEYGVQIESWGPFAEGKNGIFANEILSEIGKKYNKSVAQVILRWLIQRNIVAIPKSTRKDRIEENFNVFDFELNSEDMGKISELDKKESLFLNHDDVEIVKWLNGRK, encoded by the coding sequence ATGAAATACGTAACTTTAAACAATGGAGTAAAAATGCCGATATTAGGATTCGGAGTATTTCAAATTGATGATATGAAAGAATGTGAGGAAGCAGTTTACAATGCGTTAAAAGCAGGATATAGATTAATTGATACAGCTGCAGCTTATAAAAATGAAGAAGCGGTAGGAAGAGCGATAAAAAGAAGTGGAATACCGAGAGAAGAAATTTTTGTTACAACAAAATTATGGGTAAGTGATGTAAATTATGAAAAGGCAAAATTGGCATTTGAAACTTCTTTAAAAAAATTGGATTTGGAATATATTGATTTATATCTGATACATCAGCCATTTAATGATGTATATGGAGCTTGGAGAGCGATGACAGAGCTGTATAAGGAAGGGAAAATAAAAGCAATTGGTGTAAGTAACTTCTATCCTGACAGACTGGTTGATTTTATTATGAATAATGAAGTAGTGCCAGCTGTAAATCAAGTGGAAACACATCCTTTCAATCAGCAGGTTAAAGCAAATGAAATAATGAAGGAATATGGGGTTCAAATAGAATCATGGGGACCTTTTGCAGAAGGAAAAAATGGAATATTTGCAAATGAAATTTTGTCTGAAATTGGTAAAAAATACAACAAATCTGTGGCTCAGGTAATTTTAAGATGGCTAATTCAGAGAAATATAGTTGCAATACCTAAATCAACAAGAAAAGACAGAATTGAAGAAAATTTTAATGTATTTGACTTTGAATTGAACAGCGAGGATATGGGAAAAATATCTGAACTTGATAAAAAGGAAAGTTTATTTTTAAACCATGATGATGTAGAAATAGTAAAATGGCTTAATGGAAGGAAATAA
- a CDS encoding sugar O-acetyltransferase gives MKEKIKIGKEEIEKMRENSRDVMKLTLELNTKYNSAQEIVELMSKITGKEVDKSFALFPPFNTDYGKNITFGKNVFINAGCKFQDQGGITIGDNVLIGHNVVLATLDHNTCVSKRAELFAAPIIIEDNVWIGANVTVTSGVTIGKGSIVAAGAVVTKDVPEYSIAGGIPAKVIRELTEEERK, from the coding sequence ATGAAAGAGAAAATTAAAATTGGAAAAGAAGAAATCGAAAAAATGAGGGAAAATAGTAGAGATGTTATGAAACTTACTCTTGAACTTAATACAAAATATAATTCGGCACAGGAGATTGTGGAGCTTATGTCGAAAATTACAGGTAAAGAAGTTGATAAAAGTTTTGCTCTTTTTCCGCCGTTTAATACAGATTATGGAAAAAATATTACTTTTGGTAAAAATGTATTTATAAATGCCGGATGCAAGTTTCAGGATCAAGGGGGAATTACAATAGGAGATAATGTTTTAATAGGGCATAATGTAGTTCTGGCTACATTGGATCATAATACTTGTGTGAGTAAAAGGGCTGAACTGTTTGCAGCGCCAATTATTATTGAAGATAATGTATGGATTGGAGCAAATGTTACAGTTACATCTGGTGTTACCATTGGGAAAGGCTCTATTGTAGCAGCTGGGGCGGTTGTTACGAAAGATGTTCCAGAATACAGTATTGCAGGAGGGATTCCTGCTAAAGTGATAAGAGAGTTGACAGAAGAAGAGAGAAAGTAA